The nucleotide window CCCGCGGCGCGACACGTCGAGCGGGCTGAACGTGCTGGCGGGAGGGCGACTCTTTCCCGGCGTGCACCGCCGCGCGCGCTTCGACGTGCGCGAGTGGGATGGTGGCCTGAGCGTCGCCGTCCGCAGCCGCGACGGCGCCACGCGGATCGCCGTCCGCGGCCAGGTGAGCCACGCGCTGCCGCCGGGCTCCATCTTCACCTCGCGCTGGGAAGCGTCCGATTTCTTCCAGCACGGCGCCCTCGGCTACTCCCCCCGGCGTGACCTGGGCGGCTTCGAGGGGATGGAGCTGCGCACGCAGAACTGGAGCGTGGAGCCGCTGGACGTGGACCTGGTGGAGAGCAGCTTCTTCGACGACCGCGCCCGCTTCCCCGAGGGCTCCATCGCCTTCGACTGCGCCCTGCTGATGCGCGACCTGGCCCACGAGTGGCACGCCCGGCCCCAGCTCGCGGCGCGTGCCCCGGCGCCGGCCCTGGTCCCCTCCTTCTCCACCGG belongs to Longimicrobium sp. and includes:
- a CDS encoding DUF2071 domain-containing protein, whose protein sequence is MMRPVVAGWIDRRVLVNYRVAPDALEGILPAPFRPKLVRGHAVAGICLIRLREVRPRGLPALVGVGSENAAHRIAVEWDGEDGVCEGVYVPRRDTSSGLNVLAGGRLFPGVHRRARFDVREWDGGLSVAVRSRDGATRIAVRGQVSHALPPGSIFTSRWEASDFFQHGALGYSPRRDLGGFEGMELRTQNWSVEPLDVDLVESSFFDDRARFPEGSIAFDCALLMRDLAHEWHARPQLAARAPAPALVPSFSTGTNR